GCTGGACTCCGCCGTACCCGGCTCCGTGCCAGGCTATCTGCAGGATCAGCAACTGCAATTGCTCGCCCAGGCCCTGAGTGAAGCGCCGAACCGGCATCATCTGGTGTGCTTTCATCATCACCCGGTGTCGATCGGCTGTGCCTGGATGGAGCCTATCGGCCTGCGCAATCCCGAGGCGCTGTTTGCCGTGCTCGACCGGTTCCCCCAAGTGAAAGCGGTTTTGTGGGGCCATGTGCACCAGGAAATCGACAGCGAGCGCAACGGCGTGCGCCTGCTGGCGTCGCCGTCCACCTGTATCCAGTTCGCACCGGGCAGTGAGGACTTCCAGGTCAGCGACCAGGCGCCAGGCTATCGCTGGCTGCGTTTGCATGCCGACGGGCGGTTGGAGACCGGGGTGGAGCGGGTCAAGGATTTCGCTTTTACCGTCGACTACGGCAGCAACGGCTATTAATAGCTGTAAACACTGATCAAAATGTGGGAGGGGGCTTGCTCCCGATGACTGAGTGTCAGTCAGCCCATGTGGCAGCTGACACACCGCTATCGGGAGCAAGCCCCCTCCCACATGGGTTCTCACACAGGCCCCCGATCCCTGTAAACTGCGCCTCTTTGGCTGATGCACGGAGAGCCTGGCATGTCCGCTTCGATCCTCTATATCCACGGTTTCAACAGCGCGCCGGCCTCCAACAAGGCCAGCCAGTTGATCACCGTCATGGACAGCCTTGGCCTGTCCGGGCAGTTGCGTGTGCCGGCGCTGCATCACCACCCGCGTCAGGCGATTCCTCAATTGGAGGAGGCCATCGCAGAACTCGGCAGGCCGCTGCTGGTCGGCAGCTCGCTCGGCGGCTACTATGCAACCCATCTTGCCGAACGCCATGGCCTCAAGGCGCTGCTGGTCAACCCGG
This region of Pseudomonas sp. MUP55 genomic DNA includes:
- the cpdA gene encoding 3',5'-cyclic-AMP phosphodiesterase; the encoded protein is MPSVSAVKPDVALLVQLSDSHLFAEADGVLLGMNTRESLQRVIERVREQQPHIDLLLATGDLSQDGTLASYQQFRDMTAPLGAPARWIPGNHDEPQIMAQAAVHSDLLEPVVDIGNWRITLLDSAVPGSVPGYLQDQQLQLLAQALSEAPNRHHLVCFHHHPVSIGCAWMEPIGLRNPEALFAVLDRFPQVKAVLWGHVHQEIDSERNGVRLLASPSTCIQFAPGSEDFQVSDQAPGYRWLRLHADGRLETGVERVKDFAFTVDYGSNGY